One Campylobacter pinnipediorum subsp. caledonicus genomic window carries:
- the rnc gene encoding ribonuclease III, which yields MNELKKLEKILNYTFIDLKNLKEALTHKSSKFNYNNERLEFLGDAVMDLIVGEYLFKKFKKTNEGDMSKLRAALVNEKSFANMAKNLHLGEFVYISTAEENNGGREKPSILSDVFEAVMGAIYLESGLEKVREIAIRVLEECYPKIDLLNLAKDYKTSLQEITQSNLGVTPTYELVRSFGPDHKKEFEIALFINNTEISRAIANSKKEAQQKAAKIALEKIKH from the coding sequence ATGAATGAATTAAAAAAACTTGAAAAAATTTTAAATTATACTTTTATTGATTTGAAAAATTTAAAAGAAGCATTAACACATAAAAGCTCTAAATTTAACTATAACAACGAGAGATTAGAATTTTTGGGCGATGCTGTTATGGATTTGATAGTTGGTGAATATCTCTTTAAGAAATTTAAAAAGACAAATGAAGGCGATATGAGTAAATTAAGAGCCGCTCTTGTAAATGAAAAAAGTTTTGCAAATATGGCAAAAAATTTACATTTAGGAGAATTTGTATATATTTCTACCGCCGAGGAAAACAACGGTGGAAGAGAAAAACCAAGCATTTTAAGCGATGTCTTTGAAGCTGTTATGGGTGCTATCTATCTTGAGTCAGGACTTGAAAAAGTAAGAGAGATAGCCATAAGGGTCTTAGAAGAGTGCTATCCAAAAATAGATCTTTTAAACTTAGCAAAAGACTATAAAACATCACTTCAAGAAATAACTCAATCAAATCTAGGAGTAACTCCTACTTATGAACTTGTAAGAAGTTTTGGACCAGATCATAAAAAAGAGTTTGAAATAGCACTTTTTATAAACAACACAGAAATTTCAAGAGCCATAGCAAACTCAAAAAAAGAGGCTCAACAAAAAGCGGCAAAAATAGCACTAGAAAAAATAAAACATTAG
- the aroC gene encoding chorismate synthase, producing the protein MNTFGVKLRLTTFGESHGKAIGGVIDGLPAGIKIDEEFLQSELDKRRPGKNKFSTPRDEADKLEIFSGIFEGFSTGTPIGFAIFNQNQKSNDYENLKNIFRPGHADFTYFKKFKIRDYKGGGRSSARETAVRVVGGAFSALLLNEFGIKVQSGVLKVGNILADDIDFELARKSEIFSLGKEEAMKDEILKAKQTHDSVGACVFTKASGVPAGLGEVLYDKLDARLAYAIMGINGVKAIEIGEGVNASCMFGSQNNDQMDESGFLTNHSGGILGGISNSNDIILKSHFKPTPSIFKSQKTTNLENQNVEFELRGRHDPCIGIRGSVVVTAMVRIVLADMLLLNATSNLDNLTKIYN; encoded by the coding sequence TTGAATACTTTTGGAGTAAAATTAAGACTAACGACATTTGGAGAAAGCCACGGAAAAGCCATAGGTGGAGTTATAGATGGGCTGCCTGCTGGTATAAAAATAGATGAAGAGTTTTTGCAAAGTGAGTTAGACAAAAGAAGACCCGGAAAAAATAAATTTTCAACACCAAGAGATGAAGCTGATAAATTAGAAATTTTTAGTGGCATATTTGAAGGATTTAGCACTGGTACTCCGATAGGTTTTGCGATTTTTAACCAAAATCAAAAATCAAATGATTATGAAAATCTAAAAAATATTTTTAGACCTGGACATGCTGATTTTACATACTTTAAAAAATTTAAAATTCGTGATTATAAAGGAGGAGGGAGATCAAGCGCTCGTGAAACTGCTGTTCGTGTTGTAGGTGGTGCTTTTTCTGCTCTTTTGTTAAATGAGTTTGGTATCAAAGTCCAAAGTGGTGTTTTGAAAGTTGGAAATATTTTAGCTGATGATATTGACTTTGAATTAGCCCGAAAATCTGAAATTTTTTCCTTAGGAAAAGAAGAGGCTATGAAAGATGAAATTTTAAAAGCAAAACAAACTCACGATAGTGTAGGGGCTTGTGTCTTTACAAAAGCTAGTGGTGTTCCTGCTGGACTTGGAGAAGTGCTTTATGATAAGCTTGATGCAAGACTAGCTTATGCGATAATGGGCATAAATGGAGTAAAGGCTATTGAGATAGGCGAGGGGGTTAATGCTAGTTGTATGTTTGGGTCACAAAATAACGACCAGATGGATGAAAGCGGATTTTTGACAAATCATTCTGGTGGAATTTTAGGCGGGATAAGCAACTCAAATGATATCATTTTAAAAAGCCATTTTAAGCCAACACCATCTATTTTCAAATCACAAAAAACTACAAATTTAGAAAATCAAAATGTTGAGTTTGAGCTAAGAGGAAGACACGACCCTTGTATAGGCATAAGAGGAAGTGTTGTAGTAACAGCTATGGTTAGAATAGTCTTAGCCGATATGCTTTTACTAAATGCTACTTCAAATTTGGATAATTTAACTAAAATTTATAATTAA
- the dnaG gene encoding DNA primase — protein MIEQKSIDRLLEQVDIVDVVSHYVDIQKSGANYKCVCPFHDDRNPSMSISPQRQIYHCFSCKAGGNAIKFIMDFEKLNYPEAIEKLASISNFTLEYTNNNSKPIQNKQILENVNAFYRSCLYKNQNALNYLYSRGLNDKIIEHFGLGYAPENSATLRLLENEKILPQEALEVGIIKQNEKGIYASFIERISFPIYNHTSRLVGFGGRTITNHMAKYVNSPQSVVFDKSKLLYGYNLAKQTIYQKKKVIITEGYLDVIMLHLAGFTNAVAVLGTALTEKHLPLLKRENISAILCFDGDEAGINAAIKSSLLLSTNEIDGSVVIIDDGADPADMVFANKIKELEELFESGIEIGEFYIRQIALKYDLERPVQKQKCLDEITQFTNKLKPVVSVSYNDLVSELIGVSINLAHNFKQENYKYKNQETTKNVNINNKISKDLLELSILKTMFSNENFKKFIISNVNSSYFFNHSDIFNAILNLEKVEENTSLRELWLDDSAIAIEDFDKLQIAINNLKIKYFENLQMNKRKSKDADKLEVLEKIAKIIKGLKEKNESIGII, from the coding sequence ATGATAGAACAAAAAAGTATTGATAGATTATTAGAACAAGTTGATATTGTTGATGTTGTAAGTCATTATGTGGATATTCAAAAATCAGGGGCAAATTATAAATGTGTTTGTCCATTTCACGATGATAGAAATCCAAGTATGAGTATAAGTCCGCAACGACAAATTTATCATTGTTTTTCTTGTAAAGCTGGTGGAAATGCTATAAAATTTATTATGGATTTTGAAAAGCTAAACTATCCAGAGGCGATAGAAAAACTTGCTAGTATTTCAAACTTTACATTAGAATACACAAATAATAACAGTAAACCCATACAAAATAAACAGATTTTAGAAAATGTAAATGCCTTTTATCGTTCTTGTCTTTATAAAAATCAAAATGCATTAAATTATCTTTATTCAAGAGGTTTAAACGATAAGATTATAGAGCATTTTGGACTTGGCTATGCACCTGAAAACAGTGCTACTTTAAGGCTTTTGGAAAATGAAAAAATTTTACCACAAGAGGCACTTGAAGTAGGGATAATAAAACAAAATGAAAAAGGAATTTATGCTAGTTTTATTGAAAGAATAAGCTTTCCTATATACAATCACACATCAAGACTTGTAGGATTTGGTGGTAGGACTATCACAAATCATATGGCAAAATATGTAAATAGTCCGCAAAGTGTTGTTTTTGATAAGTCAAAATTGCTTTATGGATACAATCTAGCAAAACAGACGATTTATCAAAAAAAGAAGGTTATCATAACTGAGGGCTATCTTGATGTTATTATGCTTCATTTGGCTGGATTTACAAATGCTGTTGCTGTTTTAGGAACAGCGCTTACAGAAAAGCATCTTCCACTTTTAAAACGTGAAAATATAAGTGCAATCCTTTGTTTTGATGGAGATGAGGCAGGCATAAATGCTGCTATAAAATCAAGCTTGTTGCTTAGCACAAATGAGATAGATGGTTCTGTTGTTATCATAGATGATGGTGCTGACCCAGCTGATATGGTGTTTGCTAACAAGATAAAAGAGTTAGAAGAGTTGTTTGAGTCAGGAATAGAAATAGGGGAGTTTTATATAAGACAAATAGCCCTTAAATACGACCTAGAACGTCCTGTACAAAAACAAAAGTGTTTAGATGAAATAACACAATTTACTAACAAACTAAAACCTGTTGTTAGTGTTAGTTATAATGATTTGGTTTCAGAGTTAATAGGCGTTAGTATAAATTTAGCTCATAATTTTAAACAAGAAAATTATAAATATAAAAATCAAGAGACAACAAAAAATGTAAATATTAATAACAAAATTTCAAAAGATTTGTTAGAACTTTCTATTTTAAAGACTATGTTTAGTAATGAAAATTTCAAAAAATTTATAATTAGTAATGTAAATAGCTCTTATTTTTTTAATCATTCTGATATTTTTAATGCTATTTTAAATTTAGAAAAAGTTGAGGAAAATACGAGTTTAAGGGAACTTTGGCTTGATGATAGTGCGATAGCTATAGAAGATTTTGATAAATTGCAAATAGCTATTAACAATTTAAAGATAAAATATTTTGAAAATTTGCAAATGAATAAAAGAAAAAGCAAAGATGCAGACAAGCTGGAAGTTTTAGAAAAAATTGCAAAAATTATAAAAGGATTGAAAGAGAAAAATGAAAGCATTGGCATTATTTAG
- the rnhA gene encoding ribonuclease HI translates to MKTVCLFSDGSCLNNPGPGGWAYILEYKENIKKQSGGENNTTNNQMELRAVIEGIKALKEPCNIELYTDSSYVANSVNSWLEGWIKKDFKKVKNIELWKEYISISKGHNINAIWVKAHNGHPQNEECDKMARDEAIKIKENGSFI, encoded by the coding sequence ATGAAAACAGTATGCCTTTTTAGTGATGGTTCGTGCTTAAATAACCCGGGTCCCGGTGGCTGGGCTTATATCCTTGAATACAAAGAAAATATAAAAAAACAAAGTGGTGGAGAGAACAATACAACAAACAATCAAATGGAACTTCGTGCAGTTATAGAGGGTATAAAAGCATTAAAAGAACCTTGCAATATAGAGCTTTATACAGATAGCTCTTATGTGGCAAACTCTGTAAATTCATGGCTTGAAGGCTGGATAAAGAAGGATTTTAAAAAGGTAAAAAACATTGAGCTTTGGAAAGAGTATATAAGCATTTCAAAAGGACACAATATAAATGCGATTTGGGTAAAAGCACACAATGGACACCCACAAAACGAAGAGTGCGATAAAATGGCAAGAGATGAAGCGATAAAAATAAAAGAAAATGGAAGTTTTATATGA